DNA sequence from the Dreissena polymorpha isolate Duluth1 chromosome 3, UMN_Dpol_1.0, whole genome shotgun sequence genome:
GTACAGATATCAGTTGCATTTACAATGATAATCACTTAAACAAACATCAGGAAATTGTACAACATATTACAGGAATTAATGGATTCAAAGCtgcaaatcaatatatttttttaatgcctTTGAGACACAGTCAAGGGCAGAAAACACAGCTGTGGCAAATACAACATAATTGTTCTGATTGTTTACTCTTACTTCTCACACAGAACAGACTAAATGTACTCCAATACATGTTTAAAAGTCATCACTGTGGGTACTCCAATACATGTTCTTTTTCATCACTGTGGGTGACATGATAGCAGTTTTTATCTTACCTTGTTACATTTGTGTATACTTTCCTATCAGTTTAATTTAGTGATAATATACTGAAAATGTACCTATATACATGTGCGTAAATCTAAATAATCATGTTAGTGTAAGTCAGGTGATACTGGTTCATAAATCAGAACTTCATTTTATCCACTAACACAAaagtaaatatatttcaataactaaAATGGCTTCAAATTTTGAGAGTTCAATCCATAGaggatcagatttttttttctgacTTTTCTTGTTTCACTTGCCTGGGAAATGACAGAAACACAGAGGCTGAATTTTACTGCAAGGACTGTTCTAAGGTTTATTGTGGCAAATGTTTGGAGTACCATAAATTTCTATACCAGAAGCATGCAACTTTGGACAAGAAAAACATCAGCAAGTGGCCTGTTTCCAATGCAAAATATGATGTACTAGAGCAATGTCAGCTGCACAAGGACAAGAAATTGGAAACATTCTGTGAGGACCACAGCGAGCTGATGTGCACTGTCTGTCATGTCTACAATCATAAGTAAGTACCTTTTCAAAGTACTAGCTACCTACTTAACATTGTATGCACAGAGCCTTCCAAATTTCAAATTGTGAAATTTTCAAGTTGCACCTTATTTTAgttcattgaaaaataataattaaaatgctGATTTCTTTAAAATACTGAAACATATTGAGGGGACTTTCTTTGCAGGAAATGCAGCCATGTTGTACTCATAGCTGATAAAGTGAAAAACCTGCACCAGAGAGGGGAGTTCAAGCAGTTGTCAGCAACTCTCGGTATTCTACATGAACAGTTGATTAAGAAGAAAGATGACTTTGAAGAAAGTTTGCAGTACTTGGAGAAATCCTACACGAAAATTCTGGAAGAAATAAATGCTTTACGCAAGACAATCAATGACTCTTTGGATCAACTGGAGAGGAACACCATGAAGGAATTAGACACTCTTCTGGCTAGACTGAGGACATTTATTCAAACTGATAATGAAAACTGCAATGAGTCTTTAAAAAAGATGACAACTGCGAAAGAAGATCGGCTAAACATAAAAGGCAAAAGTGAAGCAATCCAAATGAATTGTTACAGAAAATGCCTGGACTTGTCTGTCAAgacaaattcatttttttaaagaaatgacagtaaaaaatgatatgacaCTGAGCTTTACTCCTGATACAACGATCCAACAAACCCTGTCCACAATTTCAGGACTGGGACAAATACTCATCCAATAAAACAGAGTAACCATAGTGACAAAATTTTAAGCATGTTACACACTACCAAGCCAAAATGATCGTGAAAATCAAACAAATGATAACACGCAAGGTTTGGTTTCTAGTCCAGTATCAGGAACACCCAGACAAGCTGACATAGCTAACATAACTAACGTTCTTAACAAGCCAGATCCGACTTCCAATCAAATACCAGTAGTACCTAAACATGGTGATGTTGCATACCAAACAACTGCTGTTCACAAGCCAGATCATGTTTCCTATCCAATATCCAATTCATCTACACAACCTAACATTACAAGTGATGTGAACAAGCCAGGTCAGATGTCTGATACAGTAACAAGTTCATCACCCCAGTATCTCCATGCATATCAACCAAGTGAATTCAGAGAGCCTGATCCTAACCAAGTCATCAGAGTGAAAAGTAGTAAGATGTATAGAGTGAAGATTGAGACGGATTCATACACGTGCTCGATATCAGGTATCTGTGTGACAGCTTCTGGAGAACTCATCATCGCAGACAAGGATAACAAAAAAGTTAAGCTGCTGGATCAGACCTACAAGGCGGTGGCCCACTGTGACTTGTCTAATGTACCATACTCCATGTGCAGCATTGACTCCAGTCAGGTGGCTGTTGCTCTATATAATAGCGTTCACTTCATCAGAGTGACCAATGGTAAGCTGGTGCAGGAAAGGACACTGAAGCCCCAACATGCCTGCAAGGGTATTGCCCATCACCAGGGCAACTTGTACTTTACGTCAGGCACAGCCCTGTACCACTACAATGTGGATGGAACACTGGTGAGCGAGATGTATGAAGGTACAACACCCCGTCTTAACTCCCGTACCACAGTAACATCCTGTGCAGTGAGTCCAGATGGAGACAGGATATATGTGCTCAACTGGGAAAGTGGCCAACTGGTCACACTGTCCAGGGATGGCAAAGTGATATCTAAACTCACTGACCCTGCACTGACTATTGGAAGGATATCCATTTTATATATAAGTATCTCATCTTGCCTCCATGTGCATACTCTGGACAAGTTTTGGTATGTGGAGCCTATACAGATACAATCCTTCAGGTGGACAGAGATGGGAGACAGAGACTTGCAGAAGTGGTCACACAGAATGATGGTGTGATAAGACCAGAATCTGTCTACTACAGTCAAAAGACTGGAATTCTCATTGTGGGAATACAAAATGACATTATGGTGTTTAGCACACATTGACACATTGAATTGTTGATACATAaaatttttaatgtatattttatacatCAGTCATTTTGAATTAGGATAACAGGCATATTGACTGTTTGGTATCAGgaaaatattaatatgattgccataaaaataagttttttgttacaatataatACTGAAGTTTTAAAATAGAATATGCTCACATACTAATTTGGTTAAGAGAAGctttgtttgatgtttgttttttagttGTGTAATATGATGGCAGCAAGTAAACCAATTCACATTCTCCTGGGTAAGCAGCTTTACCATTTCTAAGTTCACATGCCTATGCTGCTAACAGACAACTGCCcttcttgaatcagaggtagaggGAGAATGGCCATAGAAAAGATTTCATGACAAATCCTCTAACTAGTTATGTGACCTTGCTAAAGTTTGACCCAACCACCCAAGCACAAATATCGGAATAGTGCAGCGGAGAAAAATGTGGACATTTTACTTAAATTTgaaaattgttgttgtttatataaaaagTGTTACACATTAATTATATTTACTAAGATCAACTAATACAGCTGCATAAGGAGAGGTtaagatttaatattttttaatttattattttcttttcttctttttttttgaacCTTCATTTGGGCAAgtcatttgtaaaaacatatgTACTTTTCAAGACTTAAAATGGGGCCAAATTTCGGAAAAAAAATGACCCAAACAAAACCAACACTGACTtttcaatatttacaataaattttATACATGGAAATGCCTGTCTATATATCTCAAAGATTTGTGTGAATTACTAGACAAATAGAGAAGGTAGAGTTCAGTTGAACTTCTGATGACAAAGCCAACAACTATAtcttattaattaaaattatcaaactAATAATGTTGTT
Encoded proteins:
- the LOC127870781 gene encoding uncharacterized protein LOC127870781; protein product: MSDTVTSSSPQYLHAYQPSEFREPDPNQVIRVKSSKMYRVKIETDSYTCSISGICVTASGELIIADKDNKKVKLLDQTYKAVAHCDLSNVPYSMCSIDSSQVAVALYNSVHFIRVTNGKLVQERTLKPQHACKGIAHHQGNLYFTSGTALYHYNVDGTLVSEMYEGTTPRLNSRTTVTSCAVSPDGDRIYVLNWESGQLVTLSRDGKVISKLTDPALTIGRISILYISISSCLHVHTLDKFWYVEPIQIQSFRWTEMGDRDLQKWSHRMMV